GTAATTAAAAAAGCCGCCATAGACGGCGGCAAAACTTTGGGAGGTTTTATGTTACTTTACGCTTTTAGCCAAGCTTAATATTTATCCTACTGATGTCCTGCAGGATTTTTCTTAAAGTACTCTTTCATCTTAACAGGGTCAGGAGTCATAGTATCTTTTCCTGGCTCCCATCCGGCCGGGCAAACTTCCCCGTGTTCCCTTACAAATTGTAAAGCATCTATATTTCTTAAAATTTCCTTTACATTTCTACCGATTCCCAAATCGTGAATAAGTTCAAATTGAACTTTACCGTCAGGGTCAATAATAAAAGTTGCCCTGAGAGCCATACCACCAGGCAACAAAACGCCGTAGTTTTGGGAAATCTCTTTTGTAAAATCTGCAACCAAAGGATAGTTAAGCTCACCAAGTCCACCTTCCTCCCTTGGAGTATTTACCCAAGCAAGGTGAGAAAACTTACTATCTGTTGATACGCCTATTATTTCAGTATTTCTTTTCTTAAACTCGGGATAAGCATCTGAAAGTGCAGTTATCTCAGTAGGGCAAACAAACGTAAAATCGAGTGGATAGAAAAATAAGACAACCCACTTACCCTTATAGTCTTCCAACTTTACTTTTTGAAAACCTGTCCCCACTACAGCTTCTGCTTCGAATGTAGGTGCTTGATGTGTAACTAAACTCATATGTTCCTCCTTAACAATCTTTATTATAGAA
The window above is part of the Deferrivibrio essentukiensis genome. Proteins encoded here:
- a CDS encoding peroxiredoxin, translated to MSLVTHQAPTFEAEAVVGTGFQKVKLEDYKGKWVVLFFYPLDFTFVCPTEITALSDAYPEFKKRNTEIIGVSTDSKFSHLAWVNTPREEGGLGELNYPLVADFTKEISQNYGVLLPGGMALRATFIIDPDGKVQFELIHDLGIGRNVKEILRNIDALQFVREHGEVCPAGWEPGKDTMTPDPVKMKEYFKKNPAGHQ